One window of Nicotiana tomentosiformis chromosome 11, ASM39032v3, whole genome shotgun sequence genomic DNA carries:
- the LOC104093555 gene encoding basic transcription factor 3-like produces the protein MNVEKLRKMAGSVRTGGKGTMRRKKKAVHKTTTTDDKRLQSTLKRIGVNAIPAIEEVNIFKEDVVIQFINPKVQASIAANTWVVSGSPQTKKLQDILPQIIHQLGPDNLENLKKLAEQFQKQGAAAGTGEAAGAAAAQEDDDEVPDLVAGETFEGAAEEGHTS, from the exons ATGAATGTAGAAAAGCTGCGTAAGATGGCCGGTTCGGTCAGAACCGGTGGAAAGGGTACCATGAGAAG AAAGAAGAAGGCCGTTCACAAGACGACTACAACCGATGACAAAAGACTACAGAGCACATTGAAAAGAATAGGTGTCAATGCCATTCCTGCTATTGAAGAAGTCAACATTTTCAAGGAGGATGTTGTTATCCAATTCATTAACCCCAAAG TTCAAGCATCTATTGCTGCAAACACATGGGTCGTTAGTGGTTCCCCTCAGACAAAGA AATTGCAGGATATCCTTCCTCAAATTATTCACCAATTGG gTCCTGATAATTTGGAGAATTTGAAGAAGTTGGCTGAGCAGTTCCAGAAGCAGGGTGCTGCTGCAGGTACAGGTGAGGCTGCAGGTGCAGCCGCAGCacaagaagatgatgatgaagtACCAGATCTCGTGGCTGGTGAAACTTTTGAAGGTGCTGCCGAGGAGGGTCACACTTCTTGA
- the LOC104093554 gene encoding pathogenesis-related homeodomain protein isoform X1 has protein sequence MAGKTNKDMHKTVANLSQVKDALRRLDKKRSKLKSKSHGRAARASSSKRTVAGEGKRTEIPQKAKSSKKQSKLSCQGKKLQACNSKDNLKHENLDTGSEKLKKRRRKKRKHNADPDDVSRLQRRTRYLLIKMKLEQNLIDAYSAEGWKGQSREKIRPERELQRAKKQILNCKLGIREIVHRLDLLSSPGQIEDSAIAPDGSVHHEHIICAKCKLQEAFPDNDIILCDGTCNCAFHQKCLDPPLSTENIPPDDEGWFCKFCKCKMEIIDATNAHIGTHFAMDSNWEDIFKEEALLPEGGESLLCAEQDWPSDDSEDDDYDPEKIAYSHSSTDSFESGSSSEASSASMLGSLEDELLALTGKPEDGSSGKDYLSEQSAGLDYEETTDFEVLSGPRQRKAVDYIKLNDEMFGKHAPAIEQNSEDEDWGPGKRKRRRKESESDAASTLITLLESEKSCPEKRADDEEKESFDKPAKRAIFRIPPDAVEELRRAFAENELPSREMRENLSKQLGLESEKVNKWFKNARYMALKARKQVESAEPCQVTSPTTSEGCVSETVKDKPADQISSRDEEENVAHACNLERSPNEETANLMISTSKKKHGKKAVKPSIDKLETTVEFGDDVSLKLLRERAKKERRKLNSKERERIQEAEAEMQKLCGIKNKIARLHDVLLRLPNCRFRRADASRVDESSVIFVPVAELQEKR, from the exons ATGGCTGGGAAAACAAATAAAGATATGCACAAAACGGTTGCAAACTTGTCACAAGTAAAAGATGCGTTGAGAAGATTGGACAAAAAGAGATCAAAGCTGAAATCAAAATCTCACGGGAGGGCTGCTCGTGCATCTTCATCAAAGAGAACAGTTGCTGGTGAAGGTAAGAGAACGGAAATTCCGCAAAAAGCTAAATCATCAAAGAAGCAGTCTAAATTGAGCTGTCAAGGAAAAAAGCTTCAAGCATGCAACTCAAAAGACAACTTAAAACATGAAAACCTGGATACCGGGTCTGAGAAGTTAAAGAAAAGGAGAAGGAAAAAGAGAAAACATAATGCAGATCCCGATGATGTTTCACGTTTACAAAGGAGGACGAGATACCTCTTGATTAAGATGAAGCTAGAGCAGAACCTTATTGATGCTTATTCTGCAGAAGGCTGGAAAGGTCAGAG CCGAGAAAAAATTAGGCCAGAAAGAGAACTACAAAGAGCGAAGAAACAGATATTAAATTGCAAGCTTGGAATAAGGGAGATAGTTCACCGTCTGGATTTGCTTAGCTCTCCTGGGCAGATAGAGGATTCTGCTATTGCTCCTGATGGATCTGTCCATCATGAACAT ATTATCTGTGCCAAATGCAAATTGCAAGAGGCATTCCCTGACAATGACATCATACTTTGTGATGGTACATGCAACTGCGCCTTCCATCAAAAGTGCCTTGATCCTCCACTATCAACAGAAAATA TACCGCCAGATGATGAAGGCTGGTTTTGCAAATTTTGCAAATGTAAGATGGAAATAATAGACGCAACAAATGCTCATATCGGCACCCACTTTGCTATGGATAGTAATTGGGAG GATATCTTTAAGGAAGAAGCTCTTCTGCCCGAAGGTGGGGAATCCCTGTTATGCGCAGAACAAGACTGGCCATCTGATGACTCTGAAGATGATGACTATGATCCCGAAAAAATTGCTTATAGTCATAGTAGTACTGACAGCTTTGAGAGTGGTTCTTCCAGTGAAGCAAGCAGTGCAAGCATGTTGGGATCACTTGAGGATGAATTGTTAGCCTTAACAGGAAAGCCAGAAGACGGAAGCAGTGGAAAAGATTATCTTTCTGAACAGAGTGCTGGGTTAGATTATGAGGAGACGACTGACTTCGAAGTTCTATCTGGGCCCCGACAGAGAAAAGCTGTTGACTATATCAAATTAAATGAT GAAATGTTTGGAAAGCATGCTCCTGCAATCGAGCAAAATAGTGAAGACGAAGATTGGGGTCCAGGTAAAAGAAAGCGTAGAAGAAAGGAGTCTGAATCAGATGCTGCAAGCACCCTTATAACCCTTTTAGAAAGTGAGAAAAGTTGTCCTGAAAAAAGAGCGGATGATGAGGAAAAAGAGTCTTTTGATAAACCAGCCAAGAGAGCAATATTCAGGATTCCTCCTGATGCGGTCGAG GAACTTCGCCGTGCATTTGCTGAGAATGAACTTCCATCTAGAGAAATGAGGGAGAACCTCTCCAAGCAGCTAGGACTTGAATCGGAGAAG GTTAACAAATGGTTCAAGAATGCACGGTATATGGCTCTTAAAGCTCGAAAG CAGGTTGAGAGCGCAGAACCGTGCCAAGTTACTAGTCCTACAACATCAGAAGGATGTGTATCTGAGACTGTAAAGGATAAACCTGCAGATCAGATTTCGtcaagggatgaagaagaaaatgTAGCCCATGCATGTAACCTTGAGAGATCACCTAATGAAGAAACTGCCAACTTGATGATCAGTACTTCCAAGAAAAAGCATGGCAAAAAAGCCGTAAAACCATCAATAGACAAATTAGAG ACAACTGTAGAATTTGGCGATGATGTGAGCTTGAAACTACTGAGAGAGAGAGCAAAAAAGGAAAGGAGAAAACTCAATTCCAAGGAAAGGGAAAGAATCCAAGAAGCTGAAGCTGAGATGCAGAAGCTTTGCGGAATCAAGAACAAAATAGCGAGACTACATGATGTTTTACTAAGGCTTCCAAATTGCAGATTTAGAAGAGCAGATGCTTCTCGTGTAGATGAATCTTCGGTTATCTTTGTACCTGTTGCAGAATTACAGGAGAAAAGGTGA
- the LOC104093554 gene encoding pathogenesis-related homeodomain protein isoform X2 yields the protein MAGKTNKDMHKTVANLSQVKDALRRLDKKRSKLKSKSHGRAARASSSKRTVAGEGKRTEIPQKAKSSKKQSKLSCQGKKLQACNSKDNLKHENLDTGSEKLKKRRRKKRKHNADPDDVSRLQRRTRYLLIKMKLEQNLIDAYSAEGWKGQSREKIRPERELQRAKKQILNCKLGIREIVHRLDLLSSPGQIEDSAIAPDGSVHHEHIICAKCKLQEAFPDNDIILCDGTCNCAFHQKCLDPPLSTENIPPDDEGWFCKFCKCKMEIIDATNAHIGTHFAMDSNWEDIFKEEALLPEGGESLLCAEQDWPSDDSEDDDYDPEKIAYSHSSTDSFESGSSSEASSASMLGSLEDELLALTGKPEDGSSGKDYLSEQSAGLDYEETTDFEVLSGPRQRKAVDYIKLNDEMFGKHAPAIEQNSEDEDWGPGKRKRRRKESESDAASTLITLLESEKSCPEKRADDEEKESFDKPAKRAIFRIPPDAVEELRRAFAENELPSREMRENLSKQLGLESEKVNKWFKNARYMALKARKVESAEPCQVTSPTTSEGCVSETVKDKPADQISSRDEEENVAHACNLERSPNEETANLMISTSKKKHGKKAVKPSIDKLETTVEFGDDVSLKLLRERAKKERRKLNSKERERIQEAEAEMQKLCGIKNKIARLHDVLLRLPNCRFRRADASRVDESSVIFVPVAELQEKR from the exons ATGGCTGGGAAAACAAATAAAGATATGCACAAAACGGTTGCAAACTTGTCACAAGTAAAAGATGCGTTGAGAAGATTGGACAAAAAGAGATCAAAGCTGAAATCAAAATCTCACGGGAGGGCTGCTCGTGCATCTTCATCAAAGAGAACAGTTGCTGGTGAAGGTAAGAGAACGGAAATTCCGCAAAAAGCTAAATCATCAAAGAAGCAGTCTAAATTGAGCTGTCAAGGAAAAAAGCTTCAAGCATGCAACTCAAAAGACAACTTAAAACATGAAAACCTGGATACCGGGTCTGAGAAGTTAAAGAAAAGGAGAAGGAAAAAGAGAAAACATAATGCAGATCCCGATGATGTTTCACGTTTACAAAGGAGGACGAGATACCTCTTGATTAAGATGAAGCTAGAGCAGAACCTTATTGATGCTTATTCTGCAGAAGGCTGGAAAGGTCAGAG CCGAGAAAAAATTAGGCCAGAAAGAGAACTACAAAGAGCGAAGAAACAGATATTAAATTGCAAGCTTGGAATAAGGGAGATAGTTCACCGTCTGGATTTGCTTAGCTCTCCTGGGCAGATAGAGGATTCTGCTATTGCTCCTGATGGATCTGTCCATCATGAACAT ATTATCTGTGCCAAATGCAAATTGCAAGAGGCATTCCCTGACAATGACATCATACTTTGTGATGGTACATGCAACTGCGCCTTCCATCAAAAGTGCCTTGATCCTCCACTATCAACAGAAAATA TACCGCCAGATGATGAAGGCTGGTTTTGCAAATTTTGCAAATGTAAGATGGAAATAATAGACGCAACAAATGCTCATATCGGCACCCACTTTGCTATGGATAGTAATTGGGAG GATATCTTTAAGGAAGAAGCTCTTCTGCCCGAAGGTGGGGAATCCCTGTTATGCGCAGAACAAGACTGGCCATCTGATGACTCTGAAGATGATGACTATGATCCCGAAAAAATTGCTTATAGTCATAGTAGTACTGACAGCTTTGAGAGTGGTTCTTCCAGTGAAGCAAGCAGTGCAAGCATGTTGGGATCACTTGAGGATGAATTGTTAGCCTTAACAGGAAAGCCAGAAGACGGAAGCAGTGGAAAAGATTATCTTTCTGAACAGAGTGCTGGGTTAGATTATGAGGAGACGACTGACTTCGAAGTTCTATCTGGGCCCCGACAGAGAAAAGCTGTTGACTATATCAAATTAAATGAT GAAATGTTTGGAAAGCATGCTCCTGCAATCGAGCAAAATAGTGAAGACGAAGATTGGGGTCCAGGTAAAAGAAAGCGTAGAAGAAAGGAGTCTGAATCAGATGCTGCAAGCACCCTTATAACCCTTTTAGAAAGTGAGAAAAGTTGTCCTGAAAAAAGAGCGGATGATGAGGAAAAAGAGTCTTTTGATAAACCAGCCAAGAGAGCAATATTCAGGATTCCTCCTGATGCGGTCGAG GAACTTCGCCGTGCATTTGCTGAGAATGAACTTCCATCTAGAGAAATGAGGGAGAACCTCTCCAAGCAGCTAGGACTTGAATCGGAGAAG GTTAACAAATGGTTCAAGAATGCACGGTATATGGCTCTTAAAGCTCGAAAG GTTGAGAGCGCAGAACCGTGCCAAGTTACTAGTCCTACAACATCAGAAGGATGTGTATCTGAGACTGTAAAGGATAAACCTGCAGATCAGATTTCGtcaagggatgaagaagaaaatgTAGCCCATGCATGTAACCTTGAGAGATCACCTAATGAAGAAACTGCCAACTTGATGATCAGTACTTCCAAGAAAAAGCATGGCAAAAAAGCCGTAAAACCATCAATAGACAAATTAGAG ACAACTGTAGAATTTGGCGATGATGTGAGCTTGAAACTACTGAGAGAGAGAGCAAAAAAGGAAAGGAGAAAACTCAATTCCAAGGAAAGGGAAAGAATCCAAGAAGCTGAAGCTGAGATGCAGAAGCTTTGCGGAATCAAGAACAAAATAGCGAGACTACATGATGTTTTACTAAGGCTTCCAAATTGCAGATTTAGAAGAGCAGATGCTTCTCGTGTAGATGAATCTTCGGTTATCTTTGTACCTGTTGCAGAATTACAGGAGAAAAGGTGA